One window from the genome of Solea solea chromosome 2, fSolSol10.1, whole genome shotgun sequence encodes:
- the map3k19 gene encoding mitogen-activated protein kinase kinase kinase 19 isoform X3 yields the protein MNKQSVTKQAQGLHYSEWEQGRPQTDKGIPLCFQNAMETLRDIRQAYHDSKRESSRAELSLPSLNSSSGRGWGRVDPVPSCGLLNTRTPCIPIPPIRRPRTRSVVVASPSSTCLLSVAESSHLSQSAPSIMEPLLCSHTMMQARAHIQSRLGSHDHEQKGPMLVLPPRTPKQLAPLNSRPRDIAAHPVLTHHVPLKPISRSPLCSRSRLRRERLSRGSQRTGPVTTAKGGSEESGSSSSQSSIDLEDEEREMREIVDDRPLQHSKDMSSTQADMVEETRQHFNVQSRISHIPPIHKSTHNLDKESFFCTERTITSHCEGKTATTNNSKVPVNSNSSTKSNDAKQCDFRSHLRDTVNNERKGSDINEIQQTEMTELNASTAAGRTQLLTARVNLPLLNEDLMADKRKLKASHPSHNRKTTTSVNQSQPRSNDHTNLKIQAHEGQSTVSRTKSKTNLKCSFLSKKSTELIVKGEATVKVKSKSGKGAHRSTDTYSLRRTGDHPQSKRANSNKSNSSKAQLLVRDMKSAQQLKRLCVAGTQRSKSAVDFLTYSDMFQQIQSGDGGPAIYEMFAGPIYENLRVSSSCEKTKDRQVQSAPSRSYKTKHRPLKQPQCKLRRTPGEMMVVSTKSKTRLASARAKTQLTYLSKKNHAHKPEAELVFSKNEEICHKSAQEKAVDDHLSTIAEALSQYGSEDKTLTAQTASRHMPLNMQDIITTPGNQSRPLPEPVLPQSYQLRTNTWSFSSNSSSHATMSPIYQKFLDEVGDGPLTDDLLQCLAEELISLEERDASVGSSPENPEPSKEESERENTVTTKNTFPEVVSTDSVALPGSAVALEDTITWTKGEVLGRGAYGTVYCGLTSQGQLVAVKQVSLDASDHEAAKREYGRLQGEVELLKTLRHINIVGFLGTSLYQHVVSILMEYIPGGSIASILHRFGPLPERVLALYTQQILEGVAYLHVNRVIHRDLKGNNVMLMPTGVIKLIDFGCARRLSCLNHTASSSGDLLKSVHGTPYWMAPEVINDTGYGSKSDIWSIGCTVFEMATGKPPLAHMDKMAALFYIGAQRGSMPFLPDGFSDNAKDFVQICFTSDQRLRPSADQLLKHLFIPISKTGASARTTHTNKCCGHQKGHCC from the exons ATGAACAAGCAGTCAGTCACAAAACAGGCACAGGGATTACATTATTCAGAATGGGAGCAGGGGAGACCACAAACAG ATAAGGGAATCCCGCTCTGTTTCCAAAACGCCATGGAAACACTGAGAGACATCAGGCAAGCCTACCACGACTCAAAGAGGGAGAGCAG CAGAGCAGAGTTGTCTCTGCCGAGCctgaacagcagcagcggcagaggCTGGGGCCGCGTGGATCCCGTCCCCTCGTGTGGTCTGCTCAACACGAGGACTCCCTGTATCCCAATACCACCTATACGCAG GCCGAGGACAAGAAGTGTGGTTGTTGCAtcgccttcttccacctgcctGCTGTCTGTGGCTGAGTCCAGCCATCTGAGCCAGTCAGCCCCCAGCATCATGGAACCACTGCTGTGTTCCCACACCATGATGCAGGCCAGGGCACATATCCAGAGCC GACTGGGTTCTCATGATCATGAACAAAAG GGGCCCATGCTGGTCCTGCCTCCCCGAACACCCAAGCAGTTGGCCCCACTGAACAGCAGGCCCAGAGACATTGCAGCTCACCCAGTGCTAACGCATCACGTTCCCCTGAAGCCCATCAGCCGCAGCCCCCTCTGCTCCAGGTCCcggttgaggagagagaggctgtCCCGTGGCAGCCAAAGAACCGGCCCTGTGACGACTGCTAAGGGTGGCAGTGAGGAGAGTGGCTCCAGCAGCAGCCAGAGCTCAATCGACCTGGAGGACGAGGAGCGAGAGATGCGGGAGATTGTCGACGACAGACCGTTGCAGCATTCAAAGGACATGAGCTCCACTCAGGCCGATATGGTGGAGGAGACACGGCAGCATTTCAATGTTCAGTCAAGGATCAGTCACATCCCGCCGATCCACAAATCAACACATAACCTGGATAAAGAGTCCTTCTTCTGCACTGAAAGAACGATAACCTCTCACTGTGAAGGCAAAACCGCCACTACAAATAATTCAAAAGTGCCTGTTAACAGCAATTCTTCTACAAAATCTAACGATGCAAAACAATGTGACTTTAGAAGCCATTTAAGAGACACTGTGAACAATGAAAGGAAAGGTTCCgatataaatgaaatacaacAGACAGAAATGACGGAGTTGAATGCCAGCACTGCTGCAGGGAGAACTCAGCTCCTTACTGCGAGGGTAAATCTTCCACTGCTAAATGAGGATCTCATGGCAGATAAGAGAAAGTTAAAAGCCTCACACCCCAGTCACAATAGAAAGACGACAACCAGTGTGAACCAGAGTCAACCAAGGTCAAATGATCACACTAACCTCAAAATTCAAGCACATGAAGGACAAAGTACTGTCAGTCGGACTAAGTCTAAAACCAATCTGAAGTGCTCCTTTCTATCAAAGAAAAGCACTGAACTAATTGTTAAAGGAGAGGCCACAGTCAAAGTAAAATCCAAGTCTGGAAAGGGTGCTCATCGTAGCACTGACACCTACTCGCTACGAAGGACAGGTGATCATCCACAAAGCAAAAGAGCAAATTCAAACAAGTCAAACAGCAGCAAAGCTCAACTCCTCGTGAGGGACATGAAGAGCGCTCAGCAGCTGAAGAGACTCTGTGTAGCAGGGACACAAAGGTCCAAGTCCGCTGTAGACTTCCTCACCTACAGTGACATGTTTCAGCAGATACAGAGTGGGGATGGAGGGCCGGCCATTTATGAGATGTTTGCCGGTCCTATCTATGAGAACCTCAGGGTTTCCAGCTCctgtgaaaaaacaaaggacagacAGGTGCAGTCTGCGCCCTCTCGGTCCTACAAAACCAAACATAGACCATTGAAACAACCGCAGTGTAAGTTGAGGAGAACCCCAGGAGAGATGATGGTGGTCTCGACTAAAAGCAAAACCAGACTCGCATCTGCCAGAGCCAAAACTCAACTCACATATTTATCAAAGAAAAATCATGCACATAAGCCGGAGGCTGAGTTAGTTTTCTCTAAGAATGAGGAGATTTGTCACAAAAGTGCTCAAGAAAAGGCTGTAGATGATCATCTGTCCACCATAGCAGAGGCTCTTTCACAATATGGATCTGAAGACAAAACACTGACTGCACAAACAGCTTCACGGCATATGCCCCTGAATATGCAAGACATTATTACAACCCCAGGAAACCAAAGCAGACCGCTTCCTGAGCCGGTGTTACCTCAAAGCTACCAGCTCAGGACCAACACATGGTCATTTtctagcaacagcagcagccacgCCACCATGTCACCAATATACCAGAAGTTTCTAGATGAAGTGGGAGATGGTCCACTCACAGATGACCTGCTGCAGTGTCTGGCTGAGGAGCTGATCTCACTGGAAGAGAGGGACGCGTCCGTCGGCTCCAGTCCAGAAAACCCGGAACCGAGCAAGGAGGAGTCCGAGAGGGAAAACACTGTAActacaaaaaatacatttccggAG GTTGTCTCAACAGATAGTGTAGCTCTGCCTGGCTCTGCAGTGGCTTTAGAGGACACCATCACATGGACAAAGGGTGAAGTGCTCGGCAGGGGAGCCTATGGaaca GTGTACTGTGGTCTGACCAGCCAGGGCCAGCTGGTTGCTGTCAAGCAGGTCAGTCTAGACGCGTCTGACCATGAAGCTGCAAAGAGGGAGTATGGTCGTCTGCAGGGGGAGGTGGAGCTGCTGAAAACCCTCAGACACATCAACATTGTGGGCTTCCTGGGAACTTCTCTATACCAGCATGTGGTTTCCATCCTCATGGAGTACATCCCTGGGGGATCCATCGCCAGCATCCTTCACAG ATTTGGTCCTTTGCCAGAACGAGTCCTGGCTCTGTACACACAGCAGATACTGGAAGGGGTGGCCTACCTTCACGTGAACAGGGTTATTCATCGTGACTTGAAGGGAAACAATGTCATGCTGATGCCCACTGGTGTCATCAAGCTCATAGACTTTGGGTGTGCGCGGCGTCTCAGCTGCCTGAACCACACCGCAAGTAGCAGTGGAGACCTGCTGAAGTCTGTGCATGGCACACCTTACTGGATGGCACCAGAG GTCATCAATGATACAGGATACGGAAGTAAGTCAGATATATGGAGTATAGGTTGTACAGTGTTTGAGATGGCCACAGGGAAACCACCACTGGCACACATGGACAAGATGGCTGCGTTGTTCTACATTGGCGCTCAAAGGGGGTCGATGCCCTTCTTACCGGACGGATTCTCGGACAACGCCAAAGATTTTGTACAAATCTGCTTCACAAG CGACCAGAGACTACGGCCATCTGCAGATCAGCTCCTTAAGCATTTGTTCATCCCCATAAGTAAGACTGGAGCGAGTGctcgcacaacacacacaaacaaatgctgtGGTCACCAAAAGGGACATTGTTGTTAA